In Campylobacter massiliensis, the DNA window CGCTAAAAAATATCAAAAATACGATGAGTAAAAACAGCATCGCCTTAAAATAGGTGTTTATGAACCTAAAAATCGCCGCGATCGGCGCGAAAATAAACCTTAAAAATCCCATTTTTTTCCTTTAATTCATTTAAAATCGGGGCGCATTTTACCATTTAAATTTATAAATTTAGCTAGCGGGCCGGATTTGGGGCGGGCGTCAAATTTGAGTTTAAATTTGGTATTTTATTTTGCCACTCCAGGGTCTAAGCCGTACAATTCGGCTTCAAATTTTACTCTAAATTTACATTCGCGCCGCCGACAAATAGCCGCTTGCAGCCCCTCGCGTGAAAAACGAGCATGAGCGGTAGCTGCGCCGCGTCGGCGTCTGCAAAACCGCCGTAGAGAGCGAGGTCGGCTAGCTTACCCGTTTTTATCTCGCCTGCGTCCAAATTTAGCGCCTTTGCCGCGTTTTTTGTCGATGCTAGAAGCAAGATTTTAGCAAGATCTAGCGGATCAAATTCGGCGTGAATGAGCAAATTTGCCCGCAGCTCGTCAAGGAAATTTAGGCTCATATTTGAGCTAAGGCCGTCCGTGCCGATATTTATGCTCACTCTGGCATCCAGCGCGGCGCGTAAATTTAGCGTGCGTTTGCTAAGCAGCCTGTTTGAAACCGCGCAGTGCGTGAGGCTATGAAGCTCGCGGTCAAAGCCCGAAAGATCATCCGCCCAAACGCAGTGCGTAAAGAGCGTGCGAACGCCCGTAAACATCGCTATAAACGAGCTTGGCGTATAAAGCGGACGCGCGGCGGGGTTAAATTTGCCCAGCCACTCTTTAAAGCCGCCAGCGCCTTGCTCTAGCCAGTTTTTTTCGTGTTCGCTCTCCATAAAATGCGTCGAGACGACCAGCTCCCGCTTGCGAGCTAAATTTAGCGCAGCGGCGGCTAAAACAGGGTGCGTAGAGTAGGGCGAATGTACCGAAACCGCGGGCGTAAAAAGCGGGCTTTTGCGCTTTTGCGACGCTTCAAAGCGGGCGGTGAAATTTGCCAAGCTTTGCTCCAGCGCAGCTTCGTTCGTGCCTAAAATTTCGTTAAAAAACACGACCCTGCCGCCGCAGTTCGCGCACGCGTCCAAATCCCCGCCAAAGCTAGAAACCGCTCCGAAGCTCGCCACGCCGCTACGCTGCATGGTTTTTATCGCAGCGGCGATGACGGCCTCGTTTGCCGCCTGCGAGAGCGCGCCGCGAGAGGCGATGACCGAGCTAAGCCACTCTAAAAAATCGCCGTAAATGAGGCTGGTTTTGTTCGCGCTAAACTCCAGATGCACGTGCGGGTTGATAAAGGCCGGCGCCAAAACGGCGTCCGGATACTCGAAAAACTGCGCGCCCTCGTATCTTTTGCGCAGCTCCTCGGCCTCTGCAACCGCCTGGATACGCTCATCAAAAGCAACCGCCACATCCTCTAAAACGGTAAAATTTTCGTCGCATAGCATTGTAAATTTTGGTTTAACGATGATCATTTTTAAGCTCCTATTTTTCGTGATTGTAGCGAAAATTTAGCTTAAAAAATGTATAATCAAGGCTAAATTTAAATCTTTTAAAAGGCTAAAAATGGAAACAAAATCTAAACTAATGGTCATCCAAGGCCCAAATATCAACATGCTGGGCACGCGCGAGACCGATATCTACGGCTCGATGAAGATGGAGGATATCCACGGACAGATGAAGCTTTTTGCCGAGCAAAACGGCATCGAGATCGAGTTTTTTCAGAGCAATTTCGAGGGCGAACTAGTGGATAAGATCCAAGAGTGCTTCGGCGAATTTGACGGCATCATCATAAACCCTGCCGCCTACACGCACACATCTATCGCGATCCGCGACGCTATCGCAGCCGTCGGACTTCCGGTCATCGAGGTGCATATCAGCAACATCCACCGCCGTGAAGAATTCCGCCAAAAAAGCCTCATAGCGCCGGTAACTGCGGGACAGATCGTTGGCTTTGGGCCTGTGGGCTACCACCTAGCTATGATCGCAATGTTGCAAATTTTCGAGCAGATAAAAGCTTTAAGGGCCGTGAGAGAAAAAGCGGAGTAAGATAGGGCGAAGTTGAAAAATTTTATCCTAAAGGACGAAAACGCCGTTTACCACGAGTGCGGATACAGCTGCGACAACGCGATATTTTTGAGTCTTGCGGGGCGCAAATTTTTCCTCACCGACGCGCGTTATAGCATCGAGGCGCGCGAGCTTTGCAAAGATACCGAAGTGATCGAGGTCGAGCGAAATTTGATAAAAGACGCACGACTGTTTTTACGAAAGGCAGGCGTTGCTGAGCTTGGCTATAACCCGTACGATTTTAGCGCGGGCGAGTGGGAAGCCCTAAACAAGGGGCTTGGGATAAGATTTAAGGCGCGGGCGAATTTTTCGCAAATTTCGCGCATAATAAAATCAGAGGATGAGATAAAAATTTTAAAACGCGCGGCGCAGCTTGGCGCGGAAAGATTTGACGAATTTGCCGCCTTCGTGCGCGAAAACGGCGAAGGGATGAGCGAAGAGGAGCTGTTTTTTAACGCCGAGCTCATCTTTAAGAAAAAGGGCGAGCTAGCGCTTAGCTTTTCGCCTATCGTCGCGATCAACGAAAACGCCGCTAAAGCGCACGCTCTGCCGAGCAAAAAGCGTTTGCGGCAGGGCGATTTGCTCCTGCTTGACGCGGGGGTTAAATTTAACCGCTACTGCTCCGATAGGACGCGTACGGCGTGCTTTGACGAAAATTTTAACTTCGGCAAAGAGCAAAATTTTAAAAACGCCAAACGGCAAGAAATTTACGAAATCGTAAAAGAGGCTCAGGCTCTTGCTATCGCGGCGGTTATGCCCGGCAAAAAGGCGCGCGAGATCGACGCTGCGGCTAGAGATTTTATCGCCGCTCAGGGCTACGGCGAGGCGTTTTTTCACAGCACCGGACACGGCGTCGGAGTCGATATCCACGAGCTTCCGTTTATCTCAAAGCGCGGAGATACCGTGCTAAAACAGGGCATGGTATTTAGCGTGGAGC includes these proteins:
- the mqnF gene encoding aminofutalosine deaminase family hydrolase, yielding MIIVKPKFTMLCDENFTVLEDVAVAFDERIQAVAEAEELRKRYEGAQFFEYPDAVLAPAFINPHVHLEFSANKTSLIYGDFLEWLSSVIASRGALSQAANEAVIAAAIKTMQRSGVASFGAVSSFGGDLDACANCGGRVVFFNEILGTNEAALEQSLANFTARFEASQKRKSPLFTPAVSVHSPYSTHPVLAAAALNLARKRELVVSTHFMESEHEKNWLEQGAGGFKEWLGKFNPAARPLYTPSSFIAMFTGVRTLFTHCVWADDLSGFDRELHSLTHCAVSNRLLSKRTLNLRAALDARVSINIGTDGLSSNMSLNFLDELRANLLIHAEFDPLDLAKILLLASTKNAAKALNLDAGEIKTGKLADLALYGGFADADAAQLPLMLVFHARGCKRLFVGGANVNLE
- the aroQ gene encoding type II 3-dehydroquinate dehydratase; amino-acid sequence: METKSKLMVIQGPNINMLGTRETDIYGSMKMEDIHGQMKLFAEQNGIEIEFFQSNFEGELVDKIQECFGEFDGIIINPAAYTHTSIAIRDAIAAVGLPVIEVHISNIHRREEFRQKSLIAPVTAGQIVGFGPVGYHLAMIAMLQIFEQIKALRAVREKAE
- a CDS encoding M24 family metallopeptidase, producing the protein MKNFILKDENAVYHECGYSCDNAIFLSLAGRKFFLTDARYSIEARELCKDTEVIEVERNLIKDARLFLRKAGVAELGYNPYDFSAGEWEALNKGLGIRFKARANFSQISRIIKSEDEIKILKRAAQLGAERFDEFAAFVRENGEGMSEEELFFNAELIFKKKGELALSFSPIVAINENAAKAHALPSKKRLRQGDLLLLDAGVKFNRYCSDRTRTACFDENFNFGKEQNFKNAKRQEIYEIVKEAQALAIAAVMPGKKAREIDAAARDFIAAQGYGEAFFHSTGHGVGVDIHELPFISKRGDTVLKQGMVFSVEPGIYLPGEFGVRIEDVVVVRENGAEIL